The region CTTGCACTTTGCAATCAATGCCCGGCGTTGCCAATTGGTTCAAATTACGCCACTGTGAGACCCCGTCCCTGATCATCTGTGGGAATTGGGCCAAGCAAGGAAAGTCAAGCAAAGACAAGAGAGGAAACGTGCAATGAGGATGACGATTCAAAGATTCGCGGGTGTGTGCTTCGGAGCGGTGCTTGCGATGGTGATCAGCGTGGACGTGGATGCCGCCCCTCTAAACACTTCGCAAGGCCCAGCGGAAATTTCTGCTTCCGACGGCTTGGTCGTGCAAGTGACGACTCGCACGAGAGTGAGGCGTCGCGGCCATCGAGTTCCCAGACAAATGGTCCACCGCCACAGAGCACCGGTCCACCGCGCCAACTAGCGGACGGTTGACATACCGTCATCCGACGCGAACTGCTCTATCGCCTTAACCCATGGGCCGCGATTGGCGGCCCATGGTGACTTTACTCTCGCCGGACCCATAAAATTGTTGTCTCGCCGCTCTCTCTTGTCCGCTCTTTTTGCCATGGGGGCGGTTACAAGCGCCGCTGCGGCTCTTGCGCCCGTTGCGCCATCGAAGGCCGGTGGCCAGACTCATTCAGGCCGTTCCATCTCCATCATACCTCCCCATCGCGGCCCCCTGCAGCAACGCCGCGCCAAACGGAGGCGGCACCGCAGGGAGCAGAACCATTGATGGCTCCTCAACGGTCTTTTGCCGGGCAAGTCCATGTTCACCTCCAACGCTGCTTGTCCCTTCTAGCAACTTCTTTGGCTGTGTGAGCCGTTCGTCTGGCAATGCCAGGAGGCCCGATGGTCTCAGCCGTAAGCGCCAAGGAAAGAACGCAAGTTCTTCTCACTTTGATCACGAATTGAGGGCATTAAAATCCGGCGCGATGTAACTTCGCGGGGATTGCCGCCATGCGTGGTGGGGAGGGCTGGGGAGACATGCGTAAATCACTTGCAATCATGATCGCGATCGCCGGAATATCCTTTGCGCCGGTTGCCGCGCATGCGCAAGAGCGGCTTGGAGATGGAGCGATGGGTGCGCTTGCAGGCGCCCTCGTCGGCGGCCCCGTTGGCTTAATTGCGGGCGGCGTCGTAGGTTATACCGCCGGGCCATCGATAGCGTCGAGTTGGGGCCTCAGGGGGCACAGGCATTACCGCCGCGCGCATTACAGCGGACGCGCGTCTGCCCACACACATCCGCGCTCAAACCCGCGGGAGAACCGGCCCTTGAGCCAATCCCCGCCGCAATCCCTCTGACAAAGTTCAGTGTTGGAGAGGCAGGAGGAGCAGCGATTCTAAACGCGGCCCGCCCTCTTATATCAATGCCTCATCTGAACTGAGACATCGTTTATATTGTCGCGAGATCACCAGCCTGGCAGCGTCCGGACTTTGCTATGGAGGTGGCCGGCAATCCAGACGATCCCAAAGAGAGTGATGAGAGCGAAGGGGGACAGCAGATAGCTTATCAACAGAATTTGGACGATGGTCATATCAACCCCGCACAATGAACAACACAGGCCTTTGCCGCGCGCGCGGCTTGGACATTTCCGGGCCCGCGCGGTCTGGTGATTCTTCAAGACATGGCAATCCGAGACTTGCTTCTTCGTGGCCTCGCCTGCGGCCGGCGTCATAAATCTTCTGTGCGATATTTCGAATTTCTTCCGCTTTTGGAGTTGGCTGCTCCCAAATTCCGACCCGCATCACTCGACCTCTAATAAAACTCTTGGAATTCGCGGACCGTAATTGCAAATGGCCCCGTTCAACATCACCCATTTGAGAGGGAGTCAGCGTTTCTCTCTTGCCGCAAATGGGTCCGGCCGACGTGTTGCCCGCGGTGCGCAGTAGCGCCGCGCTCAATGCAAGCGGTCATCAATCAAGCGGGCGAGACGCCAAGCTTTTTCTCGGTCATGGCGAGAGCGGCGGCGACGACCTGGTCCATATTGTAATAACGATATTCGGCAAGGCGGCCCGCAAAATGCACGCCCGGTTCGGCGGCGGCCAATGCGGCATAACGTTTGAAGAGTGCTTCGTTGTCAGGCCGGGGGATCGGGTAATAAGGATCGCCCTTCGATTCCGGATATTCCCTGACAATGGACGTTCCCGCATGAGTCTGCCCGGTCAGATGTTTGAACTCCGTAATTCTGGTGTAGGCATGATCATTTGGATAGTTGACGGTTCCAACCTGCTGCTGGCGCGCGACATTGGACAAATGCTCATGTTCAAAGCGCAAACTGCGGTACGGCAGGTGGCCGTAACGGTAATCGAAATAAGCGTCGATTGGCCCCGTGAAGATAATTTGCTGAGCGGAAAGTGACGCGCGAACGGCGAAAAAATCGGTCGCGAGTCGTATTTCGATGTTTGGATGATCGAGCATTCGCTCGAACATCTTCGTATAGCCCTGCGCTGGCATAAACTGATACGTATCCGAGAAATAGCGGTCGTCGTCATTGGTGCGTGTCGGAATGCGCGCGGCGACCCCCGCTGAAAGTTCTGAGAGGTCGAGGCCCCATTGCTTACGTGTATAGCCGCGGAAAAATTTTTCACAGAGATCCTCTCCAACGCTGGCGAGGACCACGTCCTCGCTGGTCTTGATCTCGTCTTTCGGGATTCGGACTTTCTCGAAATACGCGGCGGCGCCGGCCTCGTCCAGATCGAGACCATACAGGGCATTCAATGTCAGCCGGTTAATTGGCAAGGGGTAGAGTTTGCCATTGGCCTGAGCAAGCACCCGATGCTCGTAAAACCGCCAGTCGGTAAAGCGGCTGAGATAAGCGAAAACCCGCTTCGAATTGGTATGGAAAATATGCGGTCCGTAAGGATGAATGAGAATCCCGTTTGCGTCGTAGGTATCAAAGGCATTGCCGCCGATATGCGGTCTGCGGTCAATGATGAGTATGCGTTTGCCGCTGGCCGCGAGTCTTTCCGCGCAGGTTGCGCCAGCAAAACCCGCTCCGGCGATAAGGAAATCATAAGTGGTCACCCGGCTCTCCGATCGGATCGAACTTTATTCAATGCATATCCTCGATTACGAATTGATTGATTCGGATGGAGAAGGCGAAAAGTCTCGTATTCGTGTCGGAGTCTTAAACGACGCGGTAGCGAAGCATCAACACCCAAGTGGGGTGCATCCAGCTTGGTCATAGGTGCTGCGCGGGAAAGATAGAAAAGGTTCCGCCAGGGTCAAGACGGGACCTCACGGCCTCAAACTGGTTCCATAGTGGGAAAGCCCTCTTCATGTAATCCAGATCAGGCAACTGGTGAAACTTGCCCCAATGTGGCCGTCCGTGTAACTCGCGCATCAGGTGCTCGAACGGGGCGAATACCTCGTCCTTAACATCCACGTCGACCGACCACGCAAGATTGAACGAAACGCTATCACATTCGGCATTCGGCCCGAGGAAAGAATGGCTGTTGCCCTTGAGAAATTTCATTTCTACAATCTGCCCGCTGTGCAAAGCCGCAAATTGGGTGCTCCGTATACGCTCCACCGCGGAATCAATTTCCGAAAGTGGAACGCTGTATTGCATACTCACGTCAATTTGACCTGTGCCACACCCAGGCTTCCCCCCATCCGGGTTCCAACCGGCGCCGTCGCCAACGACGTAGCGGCGAAAGCCTTGGGCCGGTTTCGCCGATGTTTCGAAGCACTCCACCCGGACTTTGTCGGCACCAAGGCGCCAGTGACCCCACACGTGTTCGTAGCGAGCAAAAATTGCGGGCCGCTCAGCAAGGAATTGCCCCAAATCCATATTGAGTTCGACCATCCGAACCCACGGCATCGGTACGACTTCCAGTTCCAGTTCAACAATCACTCCCAACATGCCCACCGCCAACCTGGCAGCGCGGAGTTCTTCGATAGGGGATGCCGGGCCAAATTGTCTCAGTTCTCCTGAGGCAAGCACCATCTTCATTGATCTGACGGAGTCGGACAACGTTCCCCAATTCGGGCTGGTCCCGTGTGTACCGGTTGACACAGCACCGCCGATAGTAGCAACCGTAATATAGGCAAGCGAGGGCAGCGCGAGGCCGCGTTGAGCCAGAGCACGAGTGAGATCGCCGAGGCGGACGCCGGCCTCCACGTTGACGGTGTTCTGCTTTGTGTCCACGCGCAGGATTCGGTTCAATTGGCTCAGCCGCAGGCTGACATCGCGTGTCACCAGTTCGGGTGCCCACGAGTGCGCCACCCCTATGGGCCGGATCCGCAATCCCGCCGAGACAGCCTCACGCACAGCCGAGCTGACCTCCGCCACCGAACCGCAGTCGACGATATGTTTAGGCGTAAAGATCTGGATGCCGTTGTAGATGGCAATCTGCGGGCCGCTCCCGTGCAATGCCGGATAAAGAGAAGATGGGCTGATCGGCCTCCCGCTTCGACTTGATTCGATCATCGCCTCGATGACCGCCAAATCGCGAAGTGCCTCAGAGGGAGAACTGTGAAGCGGCGAGCCATGTCGAATGACCCCCAAGCAATCTGTCAGGAGTCGTTCGACACCGCCATTGAAAGAATCGTCTACGTCGATCTGCCGCTCGCCCTGTGAATTTCTGAGCAGAATCCGGTTGCGGTGAAAGTCAACTTCAAGAGATCCCTCCGAACCGATCACTGTGAGCGCCGCAACGGAGGGTCCGGTCTCCGGTGCGGCAAAAGAGAGTTGAAAGCTGCCCTCCGCTCCCCTCGCGAAGGAAATTACCGAGGTAACGCCGTCAGCCGGCGGAAGATGCGCCCTGCGTTGACTGACGACGGCGCTGACGGAATCAATCTCCCCAGCGATCCGACGCAGCAGCGCGATGAAATGAACGCCCCAATCCAGGATATGCCCGCCCGGGTAATCAGGGGGTTCCCGCCAGCCGAAATTCCTAGGCCCCACATAGGTTATCAAGGAAAAGTTAACGGTTTCGGGCAGCCCGATATGACTATTTTTAATTAATTGCTCTGCTAATAGGGTGGTGTTTTTGAAGCGCCAATTTTCCGCCACCGCCCAAAGCGGTCGGCGTTCAAGGAGGGCATAATCGCTCAACAAGTCGAGGCACTGCGCAACCGTCGGCGCGCATGGCTTTTCACTAATGACATGTTTTCCCGCGCGCAACGACGCGCGGACTGCCTCCGGCACCGCGGGTATGGGCAGCACCAAGTCGACGATATCGATTTCCGGGTCGCCGAGGACAGACTCGAGACTTGTGTATTTTTTCAGGCCTTGTGCCTGATAGGTCTCGCTCGCGCGAGCCAGCGACTCTTGCGACCGACTGCACAGGGCCACGAGTTCGACGAGGCCAGCCTTTTCGAGTTTTCGCAACGCCGGCAGATGCACGCTGACAGCGAATTCGCCGCAGCCCACCAATGCCAAGCGTGGCGGCGAACTTGACGAGGGCGCATAGACTGCAGGAGAAATCTCCTCCTCAGCGGCACGCTTTCCTGGGGTCATGCGCCGAAAAGTTGCCTTGATCGCCCGCCATTTTTGCCGCAGAGGTTTGCGTGCGAAGCGGACTAGCTTCGCTTTAGCATCGAAGTTCATTGATTTTTGACCCCCAATGAATGTTCAACATTGACCCCCGAGATCGGGTTGTCAATCAGCAACGAAAAGGGAACCAGATGTGCTTGCAAAAAGTCGATTGGCCCTGTGAGGATAATTTGCTGAGCCGAAAGTGACGCGCGAACGGCGAAAAAATCGGTCGCGAGTCTGGGTCTCCGATCGGATCGAGCTTTATTCAACTTATCTAAGGAATATGCGACAGCTTATTTAAATGTCACTTCGCTGAGCTCTTTTGTTACAATGAATTGAGAACATTTCGTTTTGAAGAGGAGCGGCCGTTGCGCCATCTGGGCAAAAATATCGCGGCACTGTTCGTTTTGCAAGCCAGCGTCTACATAGTTCCGCTCATCACGACTCCTTATCTCGCGCGAACTCTCGGTGTGGCCAATTTTGGCCTTCTGGGAGTGGCCTCGGCCATCGTCAGCTACGTCTCGCTCCTCAGCGATTGGGGATTCGCATTCACGGCGACACGAGAGACCGCTCGCCACGCCGGGGACCCCGTCGCTCTGCGCAAAATTTTATGGGATACTCTGCTTGCCAAGGGGATGCTCTGCGGCGTTGGCCTCACGATTTTTCTCATAGTTATATCAATAGTTCCGCAATGGCGCGGAATAGTGCCGCTGCTCCTGATATACGCGTTGACCCCAATCACTGGCGTTTTTGGCGTGGGCTGGTTTTTGCAGGGTATGGAGAAAATGGTTGGCTATGCAACCGTTTCTCTCATCGGCCGCTTCACCTACGTCCCTCTCATCTTGTTGTTCGTTCATTCGCCACAAGATGTTCTCATCGTTGCAGCGATCCAAAGCGGAACCTCGGTCGTTTCCGTCATCGCGTCGCTGGTGGTGGCCAGCCGCAAAGTGCCGCTTTTGCCTATCCATCTCGACTTTAGGGCGGCGTTGCGGCAGATCAAACTAGGCATGCCTGTGTTCATCTCAACGGGCGGGATTAGCCTCTACACCCAGTCCAACATCATTCTCGTCGGAACAATCGCAGGCCCCATTCAAGCCGGTCTTTATAGCGGCGGGGAGAAGATACAAAGAGCACTGCAAGGTCTCGCCGGGCCGATCAGCGCGGCAGTCTATCCCCGTATTAACAATTTGTTGGTTTCAAACCCTGGTGAAGCGCATAAACTTATGAGATGGACACTCATCGGCCAAGGCGGTTTGACATTGTGTATGAGCATCGCAATGTTCCTTTCTGCCGATATCATCACGACTGTGTTTCTCGGCAATCAGTATGCGAACGCCGTCCCGGTTATTCGCTGGTTGTCGGCCATTCCATTTTTGACCGGGATTAATAACTCCCTGGGAGTGAACATGATGTTTCCCTTCGGGATGAACGCGGAAGTTGCCCGCATCACGGTGGCAAGCGGAGTTTTCAATCTCGTGATGCTCTCATTGTTGACCTATGAAATGGGAGCCGTCGGAGCTGCGATTTCCATCGTCATGACCGAAATATTCGTCACATTGGCAGAGGCCTGGATAATCTATGCAAAACGAAAGGTTGTTTTTTCAAAGTGACTAAACGTGGATTTGTTGGAGGCAGAATGAAAGCCTTGGCAAGTAGGTTGGTGAACCGCTTCTCAGGACGCCTTTCTAAGCCCCGTCCTTTTACAAAAAACACAGATTCATTTGATTTACGAGAGATTGCAACTTTCGTAGCGGCTCTTGAATCCGCTAGTTACTATACGAAGCATATGCTCAAATGTAAGTCATTTGAATGCGCTCCGGACTTACTCACGCACGCTTTATCCTTGGTGAAACTTCCTGGCATTATTTGTGAATTTGGCGTGGCAACGGGAACGACGATAAACCATATTGCGCGCCTCTCGGGAGGCAGGATCATCCATGGATTCGATGGGTTCACCGGTTTACCCGAGGATTGGCGAAGCGGGTTTCAAGCGGGCAAATTTGCTCAACACATACCCGCTGTGGAAAAAAACGTCACATTGCATGTTGGGCTGTTTTCAGAAACTTTGCCTCAGTTTGTTTCATCTCTCCAAGAGGATGTGGCTTTTCTTCACGTTGACTGCGATCTCTACTCGTCCACCAAAGAAATATTTTTCTATTTGGGAAACAGAATAAAGCCAGGGACAGTCATCGTTTTTGATGAATATATGAATTTTCCAGGATGGAAAAATGATGAATGGAAAGCATTTCGTGAATTTATTTCGTCATCGAAGCTCAAATATAAATATGTCGGCTTGGTGCCTTCGCATCAACAAGTTGCCGTCGTGATTGAATAAGATTTAGCGGCCGCGTTTTGTCCAGGAGTTGAGTCGGGCGCTGGCCTCTTTATCCGTCAATAACTATGGAACGGGGCGTTCCGATTCCTGAAGAAGGTTTGGGTCAAAAATCGCCGCCGGTATTTTTGATTGATGTGCCGCCGGAACCTCGCTCCCTTCAAGCAATCGGATGTCGGGCTTTTCTTCCCCGCCCAGCATCCGGTTGATGAGCCAGCGCCTCAGGCCCGCCTTGAACGTCTCCTTGGAGACTTGGCTGTAGGACGGGTCCATCGGCACCCCCGCCAGCAAGTAGTATTTGCTCAGAACATCGGAGCCCAGCAGTCCGCGCTCCTGCGTAAAATAAGAAAAATGACCGATGACGATATCACCCGCGATCCTGCCCGGTTTGCCCGCGCGCGAGGGAAGGACAGCGCTCACCCATTCCTCGTCGTCCACCCCAAGCGGACAAAATTCTTCTTCCGTGAAGCTTGCGGCAAAATCACCGAAAAAGCCAAGGCAATTGATCGAAAATCGCGACAAACTTATTGCAAAATCAGGGACTTGAAATGCCGGCAGCTTGTTTGCTGCGGCCGCCTGAAGAAACACATCATGCAGAGCCTTTGCGAACATGGGGCTGCGCCAGCCGTAGGCACAGCCAGCTTGGGCGCTAACCCTGTTTCCTATATGAACGCGCCCATGATATTTTAGAAGCCACGTGCAGATCGCGTTGTTGACGACGAGCGGCGACCACCAGCTAAAGCTATTTTTCTCGGCAATGGCCTTGTTATAGAGGCGCCGGCCAAAGTCTTTCGGAAGATAGACGATATCATCATCCATCTTGATGTAAAAAACGCCAGGATCACGACATTTGACATAAAATCTATTGACCGAAAGATTGCTTCCATCTGATCCTTTCATGGATATAATGGATATCTTTGGTGATAGTTGCGCAAGTTCGTGAATATACTGCCTATCTGCTTCGTTCCGGCAATTATCCCAGAGATGCCAAGCGTCAATGCTCGCGTCATTCAAAATATAATGTTTTAAAAGGTCCAGATATTTTCGCCGACCCGCAGGGGTCACGACAACGATACGGTGCATAATGACTTTCCGTAGCTTAGGGCCAAGTAAAAATTAGGTAACCTATCATGATATCACGATACCTCAACCGTAATCGATGACCCGGTCAGGCATTTGCTTCAAGGCTTTGTAGGTGTAACCTGCCATGCGCCGGGCAAGGGCACGCCGGTTCACCGGCAGCGTTTCCTTGAGCGCCAACAGCCAGCCCGCGAGCATGCGGAAATCGAAGGCCCTCTCATTGTGCGCGCGTTCGATGTGGCGTCCATTGGCCAGGATCGCGCCATAGGTTTCAATGATTGGCTGTTCATCGATACCGAGCGTTCGGCAAAGCCCTCGCAGTTCGTCCCACGGCGAGATGTTTTTGTCGCGCAAAGCCTTGTAGTTGGGGCCACCGACGGGACGCGTATGACGCACTGCGACCTCGTCGATGAGTGCCATTTTCATGGGACCGGCGAACTTCGCCCATGCCTGCTCGAGGCCCCATCCGCTCAGGGTCCCGGCGAAATAGCCCAAGGTCTTATTGAGCAGCGCTTTCGTAAGGCACGGCGCCATCACTTCCACAAAATTGGTGTAGCGCAGGCGCGTGCCGGCGTTGCGGAGGGTAATGAGGTGGGCGTAATAGCTATTCCAAGTGAGCGTTGGATGGCCAATCTCAAGGCCATGAGCCTTGCATATATCGAATAGGCGGTTGAGGTCGTCCTTCGACGCCATCAGATCATCGTCGGGCAACAAAATATAATCATAGCGGGCAAGGAATTCCGGATGCTTGATGAAAACGTCATGAAGACCCTGCCATTTGGGGCCTTTTCCGTCGATCCGCGTCACGTCCTCGATTTTATATAAGTCCGGGTCGTCGCCAAAATAACTGACGGCGAGATCCCAGTTGCGGCCGCTGTCGCCTGCGAGCCAATGCGGATGCAATGAACTATCGCCCGCCCTGACAACGACTAAATTGCGTCTCGACATCTATGCCGCGCTTCTCCGGGAAATATCCAAATTAAAGTTACGTCCAAAAGACATGCGCCAGTGGCCGCCCGTTTCATCGTGCCTTCAACTTAGGACGGCATCTGGTAGATTTTCTTGGCACCGCCCGCGCGAACGGCGCTTATAAACTTCCACGAAAGAATTTCAGACCCTTTGCGCGGCACAGGGAACACCAAGTAGCGATTGGCGTCAATGGTGACTTCATACTTTCTGTAGGTTCGCTCAAGACGCAGCTGGAAAGCTTCAACTGTGTGCAGTCGTGATCAAGCAAGAACAGTTCCAGGCAGGAACGCCGCGGCCGGCAGGACGGTTCATCGACCGGCCAATCAATCCGGTTCTGGCGCTAGCCTGCATCGAACACCGGGACCATGTGTCGCAGATGTGTGTATACCCCCTGGGCTCGAAGCTGATCCACTTGTAGCGCCTGGAGTAATCAAGCTGAATTGATTGCGGAACGGCCATGCTCGAACGCCCGCAATCGTTGCTCAAAAAGTTCTTTTCGTGCTTAGTAAGGCGGCAATAAGGGAACCAGCCAATTCCCTAAAACCCTGGAGGAATGTTCATGAGGGTCCGTTTGTTGCTGTCCGCGCTGACCGCCGCGCTTATCGCCGTGCTCGCTTCTGCCGCCACTGCGCACCAAGAAGTCGCGGGCAATTTGAAGATCGGTCATCCTTGGATTCATGAGGCCGCGGCGGGGGCTCCGAGCACCTATGCTTGCATCATCGAAATCAAAAACGACGGCGACGAACCGGAAACCTTGCTCGGCGCGACGGTGGATGGAGCCGGTCCCGGTGTGTTGTATCAAATCATCGAGAAAGACGGCAAATTCAATTCGACGCCGGTCGAACAAGGGCTGCTTATTAAACCGCATGGCAGCATCGAGTTGAGCCCGAGCACCTATCAATTTCGATTTAAGAATATCACCAAAGCTTTGACCGAGGATTCGATGGTCGAGGGGACACTCGTGTTCGAGAAATTGCACAGCGTTCCGGTCCATTTCATGGTCGAACCAGACGATACCGCCCCCAAAGAAGAAGCCGACCATGATCATGACGACCACGATCATCACAAGATGTGATCGGGGCCGTTTCCCAAAAAGTTTGCCCCGCAGGCGCGACGGTCAGGCTCTTTGTCTGATGCGGATGCTCGTTTAGGAAACCTCTCCCATGACTGAAGTGGTTGCGCCGGAGGCCGGTCCGGCAACGAGCCAGGTCGAGCGTCTCTTTTCCGGCTCCATCGGCGCGGAATATCACATGCTCGACTTGATCTGTCCGGCGGCGGCGGCGATGAGCAAGCGAGTTGGCGATTTCGTTGCGAGTCTTTCCTTCGATGCGGCAAACTGCCAGACGTCCTTGAGTGCTTTCGAGATCGGCTGCGGCACCGGTACGACGACACTGGGGTTGCTGGAATCTCGCCGCGGTCTCACGATCCTGGCCGCCGACAATGAACCGGCCATGTTGAGTCAGGCGCAAAGAAATTTATCCCGCTTCATCGATGAGGGACGCCTGCGCCTGGTCGAAACGGATGCGCTGACGGCGCTGCGGGAGCTTGCGGCGAACAGTCAGCATGTGGTGGCGTCGGCCTATGCCGTGCATAATTTTAAGGACAGCTACCGGGATCTCGTTCTGACCGAAATTTTCCGTGTCCTGCGGCCGGGCAGTATGTTTGTAAACGGCGACCGCTATGCACTCGATAACATTGCCGGACAGACGCGGCTCACCCAGGAGGAGGCGCACGGCTATTTCAAGGTTTTCTCGGCGATCAATCGTTTCGACCTCTTGGAGCAATGGGTTCTGCATCTGTTCAGCGACGAGTCGGCGGATCACATCATGCGGCTTAGCCCGTCACTGGAAAAATTGCGGGAAATTGGCTTCACTCCTGTCGAAGTGCATTTCCGCGATGGCGTCAACACGCTACTGTCTGCCACGAAACCGGCCGCCTAGGGGGCGGGGGCTACAACATACAACGCCAACACTTCGCCAGCCTCTGGCAAAATCCAGCCTCTGGCAAAATCATTGCATGATGTATAAACTTAAGAGTTCAACCGATACACGCTAATCAGCGCTGGGCAGCCGATCCACCAAGCCATTGAATGCCGGTGGCTTTTGCGTGAAAGCGCCGCGTTACGCCGAGAGGACAAATGATGCCCGCGAGCGAGGACCTTGCATGAACAAAGTTTATCCAGATGCACGTTCGGCCTTGGCCGATATCGTCAAGGACGGAATGATCCTCATGTCGGGAGGATTTGGGCTTTGTGGCATTCCACACGTTCTGATCGAGGCCATTCATGATCTCGGGGTCAAGAATTTGACGGTCATCTCGAACAATGCGGGGGTCGATGGCGCCGGACTGGGCATTTTGCTCGAGACGCGGCAGATCAAAAAAATGATCTCGTCTTATGTCGGTGAGAACAAGCTCTTCGAGCGGCAATATCTTTCCGGCGAACTGGAACTCGAATTCAATCCGCAAGGCACACTCGCCGAACGCATCAGGGCAGGGGGCGCCGGGATTCCGGCATTTTTCACAAAAACCGGCGTTGGGACTCTCGTGGCGGAGGGAAAGGAGCTGCGTGAATTCGACGGCGCCACCTATGTCATGGAGCGCGGGCTTGTCGCCGATGTCTCGATCGTCCACGCCTATAAGGGTGATACCGAAGGCAATCTCATTTTTCGTAAGACGGCCCGCAACTTCAATCCGATGATGGCAACCGCCGGCAAAGTCACTGTGGCGCAAGTCGAGCATCTTGTGCAACCTGGCGAAATCGATCCGGCGGCAATCCACACGCCCGGTATTTTTGT is a window of Methylocapsa sp. D3K7 DNA encoding:
- the glf gene encoding UDP-galactopyranose mutase is translated as MTTYDFLIAGAGFAGATCAERLAASGKRILIIDRRPHIGGNAFDTYDANGILIHPYGPHIFHTNSKRVFAYLSRFTDWRFYEHRVLAQANGKLYPLPINRLTLNALYGLDLDEAGAAAYFEKVRIPKDEIKTSEDVVLASVGEDLCEKFFRGYTRKQWGLDLSELSAGVAARIPTRTNDDDRYFSDTYQFMPAQGYTKMFERMLDHPNIEIRLATDFFAVRASLSAQQIIFTGPIDAYFDYRYGHLPYRSLRFEHEHLSNVARQQQVGTVNYPNDHAYTRITEFKHLTGQTHAGTSIVREYPESKGDPYYPIPRPDNEALFKRYAALAAAEPGVHFAGRLAEYRYYNMDQVVAAALAMTEKKLGVSPA
- a CDS encoding FAD-binding protein — its product is MNFDAKAKLVRFARKPLRQKWRAIKATFRRMTPGKRAAEEEISPAVYAPSSSSPPRLALVGCGEFAVSVHLPALRKLEKAGLVELVALCSRSQESLARASETYQAQGLKKYTSLESVLGDPEIDIVDLVLPIPAVPEAVRASLRAGKHVISEKPCAPTVAQCLDLLSDYALLERRPLWAVAENWRFKNTTLLAEQLIKNSHIGLPETVNFSLITYVGPRNFGWREPPDYPGGHILDWGVHFIALLRRIAGEIDSVSAVVSQRRAHLPPADGVTSVISFARGAEGSFQLSFAAPETGPSVAALTVIGSEGSLEVDFHRNRILLRNSQGERQIDVDDSFNGGVERLLTDCLGVIRHGSPLHSSPSEALRDLAVIEAMIESSRSGRPISPSSLYPALHGSGPQIAIYNGIQIFTPKHIVDCGSVAEVSSAVREAVSAGLRIRPIGVAHSWAPELVTRDVSLRLSQLNRILRVDTKQNTVNVEAGVRLGDLTRALAQRGLALPSLAYITVATIGGAVSTGTHGTSPNWGTLSDSVRSMKMVLASGELRQFGPASPIEELRAARLAVGMLGVIVELELEVVPMPWVRMVELNMDLGQFLAERPAIFARYEHVWGHWRLGADKVRVECFETSAKPAQGFRRYVVGDGAGWNPDGGKPGCGTGQIDVSMQYSVPLSEIDSAVERIRSTQFAALHSGQIVEMKFLKGNSHSFLGPNAECDSVSFNLAWSVDVDVKDEVFAPFEHLMRELHGRPHWGKFHQLPDLDYMKRAFPLWNQFEAVRSRLDPGGTFSIFPAQHL
- a CDS encoding flippase, which translates into the protein MQASVYIVPLITTPYLARTLGVANFGLLGVASAIVSYVSLLSDWGFAFTATRETARHAGDPVALRKILWDTLLAKGMLCGVGLTIFLIVISIVPQWRGIVPLLLIYALTPITGVFGVGWFLQGMEKMVGYATVSLIGRFTYVPLILLFVHSPQDVLIVAAIQSGTSVVSVIASLVVASRKVPLLPIHLDFRAALRQIKLGMPVFISTGGISLYTQSNIILVGTIAGPIQAGLYSGGEKIQRALQGLAGPISAAVYPRINNLLVSNPGEAHKLMRWTLIGQGGLTLCMSIAMFLSADIITTVFLGNQYANAVPVIRWLSAIPFLTGINNSLGVNMMFPFGMNAEVARITVASGVFNLVMLSLLTYEMGAVGAAISIVMTEIFVTLAEAWIIYAKRKVVFSK
- a CDS encoding class I SAM-dependent methyltransferase, encoding MKALASRLVNRFSGRLSKPRPFTKNTDSFDLREIATFVAALESASYYTKHMLKCKSFECAPDLLTHALSLVKLPGIICEFGVATGTTINHIARLSGGRIIHGFDGFTGLPEDWRSGFQAGKFAQHIPAVEKNVTLHVGLFSETLPQFVSSLQEDVAFLHVDCDLYSSTKEIFFYLGNRIKPGTVIVFDEYMNFPGWKNDEWKAFREFISSSKLKYKYVGLVPSHQQVAVVIE
- a CDS encoding DUF707 domain-containing protein, with translation MSRRNLVVVRAGDSSLHPHWLAGDSGRNWDLAVSYFGDDPDLYKIEDVTRIDGKGPKWQGLHDVFIKHPEFLARYDYILLPDDDLMASKDDLNRLFDICKAHGLEIGHPTLTWNSYYAHLITLRNAGTRLRYTNFVEVMAPCLTKALLNKTLGYFAGTLSGWGLEQAWAKFAGPMKMALIDEVAVRHTRPVGGPNYKALRDKNISPWDELRGLCRTLGIDEQPIIETYGAILANGRHIERAHNERAFDFRMLAGWLLALKETLPVNRRALARRMAGYTYKALKQMPDRVIDYG
- a CDS encoding copper chaperone PCu(A)C, which translates into the protein MRVRLLLSALTAALIAVLASAATAHQEVAGNLKIGHPWIHEAAAGAPSTYACIIEIKNDGDEPETLLGATVDGAGPGVLYQIIEKDGKFNSTPVEQGLLIKPHGSIELSPSTYQFRFKNITKALTEDSMVEGTLVFEKLHSVPVHFMVEPDDTAPKEEADHDHDDHDHHKM
- a CDS encoding class I SAM-dependent methyltransferase, translating into MTEVVAPEAGPATSQVERLFSGSIGAEYHMLDLICPAAAAMSKRVGDFVASLSFDAANCQTSLSAFEIGCGTGTTTLGLLESRRGLTILAADNEPAMLSQAQRNLSRFIDEGRLRLVETDALTALRELAANSQHVVASAYAVHNFKDSYRDLVLTEIFRVLRPGSMFVNGDRYALDNIAGQTRLTQEEAHGYFKVFSAINRFDLLEQWVLHLFSDESADHIMRLSPSLEKLREIGFTPVEVHFRDGVNTLLSATKPAA
- a CDS encoding CoA transferase subunit A, producing the protein MNKVYPDARSALADIVKDGMILMSGGFGLCGIPHVLIEAIHDLGVKNLTVISNNAGVDGAGLGILLETRQIKKMISSYVGENKLFERQYLSGELELEFNPQGTLAERIRAGGAGIPAFFTKTGVGTLVAEGKELREFDGATYVMERGLVADVSIVHAYKGDTEGNLIFRKTARNFNPMMATAGKVTVAQVEHLVQPGEIDPAAIHTPGIFVQRIVHTPDIAKQIEKRTTRPRIAA